GTTGAAAAGCTCGGAAGCCCTAATGAAAGCTACGAGGATTTCACAAACTCACTTCCTATCAATGAATGTCGTTACGCTGTCTATGACTTTGACTTCACAACCGATGAAAATTGCCAAAAAAGCAAGATCTTCTTCATCGCGTGGTAATCTAAATCTCTCTACATATTTGGCCTATTATAATCAAATCGAAAAAAGTACTGTATATAATTGTTCATGCTTTTGTTAAACTAGTATGGTTTTAATATAATAGGGCCCCTGATACGTCTAAAGTGAGAGCAAAGATGGTGTATGCAAGCTCTAAGGACAGGTTCAAGAGAGAATTGGATGGAATTCAAGTCGAGTTGCAAGCCACGGACCCAAGTGAGATGAGTCTCGACATTGTAAAAGCTCGAGCTATCTAGTCAAGATACGCGAAAATCTCGTTTGATGAGCACCCTTTATCATTTGCCTACTCATATGCATGAACATTGTTTTATCATGCTTTTTTCTTTCTTAACTTCTGTTTATTTCGTTGAGAATTTACATTCATCATTGTAGTTTAATGTAACATTACCATGCGCCCATATTGTACTTGAAAAAATTACTTCTGTTTTTATCTAAAAGGATTATATATCTAGATTGAGCTTAATGAATTTGGAATAGAAGAATTGTATCTCTTTGGTGTGTCAGTTGACCAATTCACTTATGGGTAAACAAATGCTACCTCGCAATAAATACTCAGATGTACAAAATCTAACCTAACCAGGTTATCTAATTACACATTCTACATGACTTAACATAACCAGGTTATCTAATTATTTTTTTTCTTGATCACTCTAAGACGTATTACTAGTGAGGTTTGAACTTGTACATCTTATTATCATGCTATGATTTTTGTGTAGAATGAAAAATAGGgggctattattattataattttatatatttcattctCTTTTTCTATTTGTAAAAAGTAAGATGAACGCTCCTCTGCCTATAGTAATTGAATGAAAGGGGCTAAATAGCATCTTTTCTTTTTaaaataaccattttattattcattcatattcatatgCAATACTAAAAGACAACTTGATCAATCAAGTTATAGAGGATCTCATTCCCATCTTTTGATGGGCTTTGACCGATTATTgttcaaaatacattttttttttttttttgacttcaaaaaaaatacacttttttttaaaaaaattgtctttttacaccattcggtagacgggatttccgtctaccacctttatctgtcgtctactaccatttttacaaagtagtcgacggtgagataaaggtagtagacgaattcccgtctactggcagggttagtagacagcgagaacaaagcagtagacagacatttacaaagtagtcgaccgtctactgccttgttgttgctgtctactcccttgttagtgtctacaaggcagtagacagcaacaacaaggcagtagacggtcgactactttgtaaattctgtctaccacttttatctcaccgtcgactactttgtaaaaatggtagtagacgacagataaaggtgctAGACGGAAAtctcgtctaccgaatggtgtaaaaagacaattttttttaaaaaaaaagtgtattttgtttgaagtaaaaaaaaaaagtgtattttgaacaattaCCCTTAACTTATACATGGCATTTATATTTGGGCTAAATTATGTCTTGTTTCATATCAAACGACTTAGACTAACCTACTTATTGGCCATAATTTCATTCGgaaacaatctctctatccatacAACATTGAATGAAAGAATTGTCTACTTAATACCTTCCTCATACCTCACTTttgtgggattgagttttgttgttattGTTTCATATCAAACGGGTCAAATAAAAAACTTAAGATGAAAGGGAAACAGGTAATAACTTCAATGGGTCAAACCGGACAACTCAGTTACTGATTCCCGAACACTATATCATTACATACCAAACAGGTAATGAATGCTGAAATACATAATTTGTTTACTATCGAATTCGTGGCAACCAATAATCATACTGGATGGTCTACCGTATACCTCTTCTCTATAACTAGTACAATGGTGATACAATTATACAATACATTAAAAATAATAAAGAACGGTGAACAATTAGCGTTGGGTATTTTGGTTTTCATAGTACCCATTTTCCCATTTTTCAACTTGCAGTACGGAGTTCGTTTTTCTCTTAAGAACAGATTTAAGAGTTTGTGGGTCGTACGGTGGTGGCATGGTGCATGGGTGCACTGTTGCAGGTCCTTTGATCATGGACTCTTCCATAAATTGCTTCTCGAACCCTTGTGAGGAACAACCCATTGATTCTGAACAAAGCTCAACTGCTTTTTCAGGTATTGTAGGCTTGTATTTAAGAAGTTTAGAGTATTCGGTTAAAAGGTGAAGCATGTAATCGTATACTTTGTCCATTTTTAGATCATCTTGAATGAAATTACTTGCCGCCTTTCCTATCTCTTGCGCCTGCCATGAAAACGAGatcatatgtgtgtgtgtgtgtatatatatatatatatatatatatatatatatatatatatatatatatatatatatatatatatatatatatatatatagtaaataacCATATTTACTATGACCCATTTTGCAAGCAGCCCTATTTTTCCATCTTTACTAGCAGATCAAAAGTACCACATATAATCGATACCACTCAAACATTTCAATATAAGAAGCTTTGTAGAAAAGAAAGTGGGTTAAATGGCTCAAATGGGTTAAATCGTTACACAATACAATCACCACTTTATGCAAGTATTAGGTCAACCTGGACCATGTGGTACTAAATTAGCACCTGAAATCGTGTTCTAGATTTATCTAAGGCTAAGGCAAGATTTTGGAATCATATTTAATAAACTCAATATTTTGAAAATCTTTTAACCAAAGAGTGTATTGGCAGTGTTGCAGAACTCGGATTTACTCGATATTTACAgctcggggagtactcggtcaaCCTGGTCAAACTCAGTCAAACTTGGTAAACTTGAAATATCGGCCAAAACTCAGGATTACTCGAAAAAATAGTCAAAACTGGTCAAAAATCAGTCAAAATCGGTcacagtcaaacttagtcaacatccgagtacttccCGAGTAGCTATTTTTCCAACCTTGTGTATTGGGTAACCTGACCCAAATTGTAACATATATTACCCATTACCAGACACGTGCCAAACCGCTACCTACCCAAATTACCACATGACTATTACCTTTTTCTTGTGGCTGTTGCCCCATTCAACTGCAAACTTAATAGATCTGCACTTGTCATCTTCCTTAATAGGCCAGTAATGGTGAACAGGCATCAACCCTCTCATAAAGAAATCATAGTATCGTGGCTTCACAATAAAAGTGACGGAATCACAAGCCAGGATGTATTTATTACTCACCGACCATGCAGATCCCTCTATATAAATCTTATATCTGCTTTAAATAAGAAAAAGAGTTTGTGGTTACATGATAAAATGATAGATATAACATGAACTAATAATATGCATAGTTTCTCTTGCCTGTCTACACATTGGCTAGCCAAATCTGATTGCTTGAAACCTTGTTGTGATTCTTTAAACCAGTCCTGCAAAAAATAACATATGCACAGATATATTAGGAGGTTGCATACATTATAGATTACACCCTAGCCTTTTTAAGCAACCAGAACAGATTTGACCCGTTGATCCGTTATCCTAAAGATAAAGATAGTTATTTGACCAGACCAGTCTGACCCATATTTGATAAAGCAAAACCCAATTTGAATTACTGATAAGTATATGGGTTTATGTTGCAACACGTCAAATCCATCTTTACCCATACCAAATTTACAGTTTTGACCACATTCTGTTATCAAGCCACCTGACCCGCTCATGTTGCCACCTTTAACTATTGATTTCAATAGAAGAAGTTAATCACGAGCTACCAAGAAACAATACCTGTGCATAGATACGCGCATTCCAATCTTGTTTTTCAGAAACATTACATTTAAGCAGGTCCAGTCGGGTTTCTGCAACACTTGGGTTACCTTTCCAATAAGCATGCGGCTCTCGATCGATCCAATTTGTCCTTTTATTTCCTTCTTCTAGCTCCTTCAACAAAGATCCCCATGGCTTGATATTAATTTCCGGCCTGCAAAAGATTTTAATCCAAAAAATACATTTTTAGTTGCATCAGATCGAAAGCAGATATCGTTAGCGGAAACATTCGATCACTCACCATCCCCAAAAAGACCAATCTGGGAAAACAATGTCTAAAGTGGCATCATCACTACAGTAACGAAACAAAGGAGGTGGAGCGACCCCATTACGCTTACTATAATACTTCTTCAATATAACAGGCCAGTCAACACAGTCAAACATTAGATCCAAATCTGGAACCTTCCCAGGGTACCTTCGTAACAACTGCAAAATTCCCCAAAGAGTGAACGTGTCTCGAGACTGAAAAGACTTCTGATACGTCTCAACATAAGCCCGTCCATTCAATATCACTAAACGAAAATTTGCGGTCCGTTTTGCCCTTAACACCATCTCTTCAGTTATCCCTGTTTCCTTCCATGGCTTTAAATCTTCATGTATCCAACGAAAGTACTCCGGGCACTCGAGTGGTGGATCCAATGTGTATTCAACATCGTGTATATCGAACGTTTTGGGGTAGTAGTCAACCGGGCATGTTTTAGTCACATTGTCCGACAAACATTTCAATGGAATTTCTATTTTTTTGGGTGTATTTTGGGAGATTACTTGAGTTATTGCAGGTTCATTGTCGACTGTTTCATCCGTTTTTTCCTTACGAGTCTCTTGCGAATTGACTGGAGTAAGGGTAGGTTCGGTATTTACTGGTTCCGTCGTTTGTTCCTTGTGGACGTTTTCGGAAATTACTCTAGTTGAAGTAGGTTCAATATGCAATGTGTTGGTAGTTTGTACTGAACTACCAGAAGGATTTATTTCCATTGACTGCAAAAAGATAAATTAAACATATAACTTCATCAGGCTAAAGGAAgtaaatcataaatcataaatcatagATCATTCAGATTACATTAAAATTATTGATAAGCATATTATTTACTAGTATAAATTTGGATACAATAATGCCATTTCTACATATGTACAATAATTGGTTATCCCATCACTATGCTTAGGTTTGTAGGCAGTACTTGGCCCCTTTTTTCTTTCCATATAAAGTTCTCATAAAATAAATAAAGGATGATGATTACATGATCATCCATCATATTATAGatcattttcatttaatataacttcAGATTCAGATTTCGGATTGCAAAATCAGCATATGCTTATAATAAGAAGCATAACATAAGCTTATTAGTAtagctttattttatttttaaacaaATGCCAGCTAAGTAAGTACATTTAAGATTTCAATTTAATCGGTTCTCAATATGAGCAAATACATTACAATTTTAATTTCATAATTATACATAAAAAAATACACAAAGTAGTTGAATACaaaattataaatttttgaaaagtgtacTAAAATTATGAATGCAGGGAGATCAAAGTCGCTCTCAATTTTAACAAATTCAAAGTCGACCCTCACCAACTGTGGGGCCCCTGCATAGGACACGTATCAATAAACGACAGTGTTTTGTGCGTATTGAAGTACGTTAAACGAAAGTCACGGCGTATGCaactcttatttatttatttaatttaatctcCCGACGGAATCTGTCATTACTACGTCGTTTCACTTACGTCTAATTAAATTATTACGACGTCGTTTAGCTCATCACTTTACTTCAAACAGTTTCAATTACATTATTACATCAAGCATCAAGCAAAATTATTACGACGTCGTTTAGCTCATCACTTTACTTCAAACAGTTTCAATTACATTATTACATCAAGCATCaagcaaaataataaaattaaaaacaaaaaaaaaaacaaattcgtAGTAAATTAACTTACGGAAGCAGTAGCATCGAGCAAGCGAGTGGAAAGCAGAGCAGCAACGAACATAAAAATGAGAAAAAATAAAAGACGAACAGATGATCTAGAAGTTGCAGTCATGATTCCAGAAATTAATGGAAGCCAGATCGTATcggaaatatatttataaaatcgtTTAGATCTCGATCTCCATATTGATGATGAATTAACTTCTTCATCGTACCAATTCTCTTGTTGCATCTTTGATCTTTATGAACTATGAGCTGATAAATCTGTTGCTGTTATGGTGAAGGTTAATAATAAGTTAAGTTGGTAGCAGTAGTTGAAATTGCAAAAATGGAAGGAGGAAAGGGTTTTACTATTTGGGAAAAAGATGAAACAACCGCCGGGGGTTttgtatttatttgtttaaaaagaggGAAGACAACAAAAATAGGAAAATTAATTATACTCGTAATTCCATAAGTGTGTTTAATGTTTAATGTACCTAATGAAACTCAAAATCAAAATGCTAACAAAAACAATACTCCGTGTATTAACTTGATGTCGGTGACAACAAATGCTTATTAACTAAATTTAATGGGAACAATAAAATTGTGGtagatgttataaaaaaaattgGGTTTATCTAACgtcataaaataaaaattaaaaaattattgttattgttattttctaattataataattattacataaATCTCTTCCTTATTCATCCTTACAAAATATAGATTTAGCATTCAAAATAAAAAGTAAACATGGaagataaaaataagaaaatataaTAACCATATTATTTAAAATTTCTGTTACAACTAAATTATCATATTTAATAATCTTATCATATGCTCTTAAATACATGTTATGGTTAATATCTTCCTTCTTAATGCAGATTAGACAGTCCTTCGCCAATTGAACACTTATTTTTCTAATAATTTGTTAAACTCACTGATGAAGGTTCATCACCGCTCACCCGATCATAACACATGTAAGAAGGAAAGTCAGAACATGTGAAAAAACCCTAATGAGATTCGAACATGAGTCACGTATTTCGGAATCTCATGTCCAAGATATGAGCCGATACCACTGAACTACGACTGCTcgttaatgataccgcaacccgcatgcgcattctatACGTATGCGGGTAATCACTAGCGTGCGTACGCATGTAATTTATATGCGGTATGCGGTATGCGGTAGCGTGTTGAATGCCTTTGTTCTCGGCATGGCGGTTACTTGGCCATCAAGcctaatatcttttccataattacaaccgagattcgggggagtttgttatggacagGATTATCACAATcttggacggttctagaattagggtttgcctatatatactaaccctaattatcattccagGGACATCACATTTACGTGGCTCACAATacgtaatcattatcatcattcatcaaaggttaacaggttagtcactCTCGACGGTTTCCTACAACCTTATTCGGGCCTTCGATCGACgaccgtcatcgaaggtggacttaatcacctagCCACCTCGCCGACATTATCATgtctgatgtgaagcgaggtgtatataaaatagttattattttactaggaaaacactattaaatacgatacaattttacacaagatatttatttatttatagaatggatatacttaaaccttgctacaacacttataggcagtgtacctaatcgtacagtagtgtagtttttagtaagtccggttcgttccacagggaaatctttaaacaaagctcaacgctatattagtttacttttataaaaatacaaatatatatataagtaatattattattataaaggggggtttttaccgtttaatgaccggtttgtcgattttaagactttagtcgcagttaaaacctaatgtaaaatataaaataaatacaagacttaaattaaagcgtaaagtaaataacgataatgaaattgcgaataataaaaatgcgataaaataaaattgcgataattaaaaagtacgataattagaagtgcaattaaatataaaataaaggaaattaaatatgaaataaaagaattatgcttatttaaacttccgtaatcatgatgtttgacgtgttgattttagttttatgcccatgggttaattgtcctttgtcctggattatttaatatgtccgtctggtttttgtccataacagtccatcagtcataaatataaattgcaagtgtccttgtcaaattattattatacccgaagataaatattccaactaattggggattcgaattgtaacaaggttttaatactttgtttaatgaatacaccaggttatcgactgcgtgtaaaccaaggttttactactttgttaacaattacaccaattacccttgaatgtaatttcacccctgttttaattattctagtggctattaatccattcccgtgtccggttaaatgaacgattattcgtacatataaataccccgcccatcgtgtccgatcgagtgtatatggtaatttatagggacgcccaattgtaaatctttatattaacattaacaaactttcatttagttaaacaaatataaagcccattaatagcccatagtctaatttccacaagtgtcgttcttttgtccaaaccccaattatggtacaaagcccaattacccaattttagtaattagcccaacatcatgattacttcgttttaaataagcataataataacttagctacgagacattaatgtaaaaaggttgaacataacttacaatgattaaaaatagcgtagcgttacacggacagaatttcgacttacacccttacaacattcgctaacatacccttattattagaattataattaaaattaaaatataaattatatatatatatatataagttttacgtatgaatgaggaagaaaagatgatgaaatttgatcagaattcggttggctttatagccagagttgaaaattggggctccgcgactcgcggcaaaaaccccttcaaactccgcgagtcgcggaggatgtatttacagctcacacccttggagtttctctgccgacggttttatatatataaatataagatatatataattaatataattaattatatattatattatatttatatacatagttaacttgtaatttttagtccgttgcgtcgagcgttaagagttgactctggtcccggttccggattttcgaacgtccttgcgtacaatttcatattttgtactttgcgttttgaatcttgtattcttgtaatttcgagacgtttcttatcaataattggaacctttttgattgtcttttgtacttttgagctttttggtcgtttgcgtcttcaattcgtcgaatctgtcttttgtcttcaccttttattatttaaacgaatatcacttgtaaatagaacaattgcaactaaaagcttgtctttcttgaggaataatgctatgaaatatatgttcgtttttagcattgtcaaatattcccacacttgagcgttgcttgtcctcaagcaatattgtcttgaaatactagaatcacttctttattcttcacactttgtacatcagtgatttctatacggcggtataaacaatggtagtaacgatatggtttacagtcccacatgactataaaaatttagatccattaaggaaattggatctttatgaaaacatttgatcttttgaaatctagtttttaccctagataagttttccggaataaccctttaccggtgtttgcaaaatatttttgtgggtttggtgggtttcagatttgaaaattttagctcaaaacttgcggttttgtgtcacccacttgctaaccttgtattaggaaagcaacacgtccagtttacttgttccgtatattacctttcggcaaactaccgtccggttgtaaaggaaagcgttgaacaagcaactgttaaggcaatgtcccgtgacatgcttttaattatggtctataacgtgtcggacgcaattactatccttggtaggagcaatagtaaagctcacccttataatttgtcggtttgacacaaggttctgtctttgaccatgctatgcaaccaccgttcttacggttgacacccgatttagttcaggtgacctaatgaattccaggtgaattcctaggattttacgttcaatggtaatgaacgtattgaaaatagggttttcagaaaacaaatcggtttataatttttgatcaaaatattttctcgtttaagctcgagtttagatatcattgaattccatgagtttgtaattctcaatctttaaggtcaatctctaggattgagtaatatcagtcttaaaagctgatttttaatctttaaggagattatcctttctggggatctgattcattagtcttatccagctaatttgcatggtgcccccccattgtatgagataaatccttctcatggttaggataaatctgaccacttggcgaccctgtttaatgctgaggtccgtggatttcctgctgattttagtgatgacttttctagatttttcgtcaacctacagctggtccgaacgacaacttcatgacctaaatcaagaagcgcgtgtctttttcggaagacttgacttccttttaatgatggaattgattcatcgtgtagatccatctcttcttttctttcatcgggtaaaacagtttagtttagtccaaagcaaaagtattttcagttatttgttacagatatatgtgacatatgtttaaaataacttggtaaattttcccacacttggctttttatttttctttttatcgtcctctattccattttaaatgaattttaacattttaatttgtttctcaatttatgtcctttccgaggtaacaataatttcggtgttaaaacctagttttatcgttcataaatatgtataaacatgatttgaattcatttaattgaaatttttttactagaattgggtagtcagtatataagactagggctgttctttttttatcagagagcactagattctaatacaactactgctttactagtatttttaatggtaaccaagtgtttaatataaaaattttaaaatccgaaagaatttaaccccttcccacacttaagatcttgcaatgccctcatttgcaagaaatcagtaacaatttaaattattgagggtgatttgtgtgaaaatgattaaatttttaccaaagtttccaaatatattggcgtttgtttgctgaatgataaatggtgcacatcatttgttcattccgtcttgttgttatttcacatatattttgcatcttgtcgtcaaaattagttgcttttgctgaacttaat
This genomic window from Rutidosis leptorrhynchoides isolate AG116_Rl617_1_P2 chromosome 2, CSIRO_AGI_Rlap_v1, whole genome shotgun sequence contains:
- the LOC139893382 gene encoding uncharacterized protein, whose product is MQQENWYDEEVNSSSIWRSRSKRFYKYISDTIWLPLISGIMTATSRSSVRLLFFLIFMFVAALLSTRLLDATASSMEINPSGSSVQTTNTLHIEPTSTRVISENVHKEQTTEPVNTEPTLTPVNSQETRKEKTDETVDNEPAITQVISQNTPKKIEIPLKCLSDNVTKTCPVDYYPKTFDIHDVEYTLDPPLECPEYFRWIHEDLKPWKETGITEEMVLRAKRTANFRLVILNGRAYVETYQKSFQSRDTFTLWGILQLLRRYPGKVPDLDLMFDCVDWPVILKKYYSKRNGVAPPPLFRYCSDDATLDIVFPDWSFWGWPEINIKPWGSLLKELEEGNKRTNWIDREPHAYWKGNPSVAETRLDLLKCNVSEKQDWNARIYAQDWFKESQQGFKQSDLASQCVDRYKIYIEGSAWSVSNKYILACDSVTFIVKPRYYDFFMRGLMPVHHYWPIKEDDKCRSIKFAVEWGNSHKKKAQEIGKAASNFIQDDLKMDKVYDYMLHLLTEYSKLLKYKPTIPEKAVELCSESMGCSSQGFEKQFMEESMIKGPATVHPCTMPPPYDPQTLKSVLKRKTNSVLQVEKWENGYYENQNTQR
- the LOC139893381 gene encoding actin-depolymerizing factor 12, which produces MAVDDECKLKFLELKAKRNYRFIIFKIEQQQVIVEKLGSPNESYEDFTNSLPINECRYAVYDFDFTTDENCQKSKIFFIAWAPDTSKVRAKMVYASSKDRFKRELDGIQVELQATDPSEMSLDIVKARAI